GGTGTCGACGGCCTCCACCCGGTCGGTGACCCAGCCGCGCTGGCCGCGCACCCGGCCGCCGCGGACGTGGAAGATCTGCACCGCCGCCTCCAGCTCGTCCTCGGCGAGGGCGATCAGGTCGGCGTCGGTGGCGTCGGCGAGGACGACCGCGTTCTTCTCCATGGCGCTCCGCAGCGCCCCTATGTCGTCGCGCAGCCGCGCCGCCTTCTCGTACTCCATCTCCTCGGCGGCCTCGTGCATCTGCCGCTCCAGCCGCTTCAGATACGCGCCCGTGCGGCCCGCCATGAAGTCGCAGAACTCCTCGGCCAGCTCGCGGTGCTCGGCGGCCGTGACCCGGCCGACGCAGGGCGCGGAGCACTTGCCGATGTACCCCAGCAGACAGGGCCGGCCGATCTGCGCGCTGCGCTTGAACACCCCGGCGGAGCAGGTCCGCACGGGGAAGGCGCGCAGCATCAGATCGACGGTCTCGCGGATGGCCCACGCGTGCGCGTACGGCCCGAAGTAGCGCACGCCCTTGCGCTTGGGGCCGCGCATGACCTGCACCCGCGGATACTCCTCGCTGAGCGTCACGGCGAGGGACGGATAGCTCTTGTCGTCCCGGTACTTGACGTTGAACCGGGGGTCGTACTGCTTGATCCAGGTGTACTCGAGCTGGAGGGCCTCGACCTCCGTGGCCACCACGGTCCACTCCACGGAGGCGGCGGTCGTGACCATCGTGCGCGTGCGCTGGTGCAGCCCGGCGAGGTCCTGGAAGTACGACGAGAGCCGCTGCCGCAGACTCTTGGCCTTGCCGACGTAGATGACCCGGCCGTGCTCGTCCCGGAACCTGTAGACCCCCGGGGAGTCGGGAATCTGCCCGGGCTTGGGACGGTAACTGGACGGATCGGCCATGGTTCCCACCCTACTGTCGACCACTGACGCAGAGCCGTCCGTCCACACCCGTGTACCGAGCCCGCGACAGTCCGGTGACCGTATGGTCGCCGGGGCGTGCCCGTGTTGCCTCCCGGGGACCTGTGGGCGGCGGCCGGACCGTACGCTGAGCGCATGATCGTGGTTGGTGGTGAGGCTCTGATCGATCTCGTGCCGGCCGGGGGCGGGGGTGTGCTTCCCGCGCTGCAGCCGGTGCGGGGCGGCGGGCCGTACAACACGGCGGTGGCGCTGGGGCGGCTCGGGGCGGACGTCGCGTTCGCCTCGCGGGTCTCCACGGACGCCTTCGGGGCGGCGCTGATGGCCGGGCTCGACGCGGCGGGGGTGGCGACCGGGCTCGTCCAGCGGGGCCCGGAGCCCACGACGCTGGCCGTCGCCGACGTCAGCCCGGACGGCTCCGCCGGATTCCGCTTCTACGCCGAGGGCACCGCCGACCGGCTGTTCCGGGCGCCGGACGCGCTGCCTCCGGAGACCCGGGCGCTGGCGGTGGGGACGTGCTCGCTGGTGCTGGAGCCGGGGGCGACCGCGTACGAGACGCTGCTGAAGCGGGCCGCCGCGGACGGGCTGTTCACCCTCCTCGACCCGAACGTCAGGGCCGGGCTCATCGAGGACGCGGACGCCTACCGCGCCCGCTTCCTGGCCTGGCTGCCGCACGTGGCGCTGCTGAAGCTGTCGGTGGAGGACGCGCAGTGGCTCGCCGGCGGGCGGCCGTGGGCCGAGGCGCTGCCCGGGTGGCTGGCGGCCGGGCCGCGGGCGGCGGTGCTGACCCGCGGCGGCGAAGGGCTGACGGCGGTCGTCGCGCAGGGCCTGGAACGGTACGACGTGGCCGCGCCGCCCGTCGAGGTGGTCGACACGATCGGCGCCGGCGACACCGTCAACGCGGCGCTGCTGCACTGGTTCGCCGCCCACGACGCCCTCACCCCCGGCGCCCTGGCCGGCCTCGGCCCCGACGGCTGGCGCGCCGCGCTCGGCCACGCCGCCCGCGCCGCGGCGATCACCTGCTCGCGCGCGGGCGCGGAGCCGCCGTACGCGGCGGAGCTGGACGGGTTCGCGGACGGCTGAACCGCGGCGGTGCGGTCGCGGGGTCCCGCGGGACCCCGCGACCGCCCTCTCCGCTAGCGGGTGACCGTGACCCGGTCCCCCTGCGTGACGCCGTTGACCGTCACCGTCAGCGTGACCGTCCCCGGCCGCAGCCCCGTCACCTCGCCGGTGGCCGGGTCGTACGCCGCGATGTCACTCCGGTCCGCCTCCCGCGGCGGGCCGATGTGCAGCCGGTCCGTACCGGACCAGTCCGCGCTGACCGGCCAGGCCACGGGCACCTGCCGTGTGCCCTGCGCGACCGCGGCCGTGGCCGCGGCCGAGCGGCCGACGCGCACCTCCTCGGGCGCGG
The Streptomyces sp. CNQ-509 DNA segment above includes these coding regions:
- a CDS encoding carbohydrate kinase translates to MIVVGGEALIDLVPAGGGGVLPALQPVRGGGPYNTAVALGRLGADVAFASRVSTDAFGAALMAGLDAAGVATGLVQRGPEPTTLAVADVSPDGSAGFRFYAEGTADRLFRAPDALPPETRALAVGTCSLVLEPGATAYETLLKRAAADGLFTLLDPNVRAGLIEDADAYRARFLAWLPHVALLKLSVEDAQWLAGGRPWAEALPGWLAAGPRAAVLTRGGEGLTAVVAQGLERYDVAAPPVEVVDTIGAGDTVNAALLHWFAAHDALTPGALAGLGPDGWRAALGHAARAAAITCSRAGAEPPYAAELDGFADG